A window of Tautonia plasticadhaerens contains these coding sequences:
- a CDS encoding FG-GAP-like repeat-containing protein gives MRRLLVLMSVGVGLAMGAWLGVRAVEARRFREDLARARAEFGAQRFATARKRLVRLAERRPGDGEVELLRGECERRLGHPDAALAAWGRVPDGTEQAAPAALASGRMALGLGRLRLAEARLLRASRAGGDVADEAWRLLDVLYWLTGRRDEQRAVLRARAEREADPSKTLRELWSIDRDPYPVVGITAALAKARRSTPGDDLVWLASADLAIRTGRFDEAGAWLDRCERARPDDPAVWRARLEWAKGVGRPEEVRRAAAHLPAPALPRATMLATRVWLAARDGDRQAERSALEALLALEPANDAALERLADLAAQAGEPGKVAELRRRKAAMDAVVDRYRRLIQLPEKAPHAAELARTAEEIGRWFDARTWWALAARRDASAVGEARAAITRLAARNEAVRPTGGRTLADLLGPGLTGGRPTDSGPHDPVIPTFVDEAAARGLVYRFDHGPSEEHQLPETMSGGVAVLDFDGDGWLDIYALQGGPFPPRESPPPFGDRLFRNRGDGRFLDVTAASGLAALPGGYGHGVAVGDFDNDGRPDLFVTRWRSYALYRNLGGGRFEDATARAGLGGDRDWPTSAAWADFDDDGDLDLYVCHYLKWDAENPTLCEYPERSKPGYMHCDPLAFPALPDHLFRNEGGRFIDVSAEAGLVDRDGRGLGVVADDLDDDGKVDLFVANDLSANLFYRNLGGFRFTEQAMEAGLAASGQGGYLAGMGTARGDFDGDGRLDLAVTNFHNEATTLYHDHGGGLFSDRSADAGLAVATRQFLGFGVAALDANNDGRLDLVQANGHVSDFSPAFPYEMTAQLLLGDATGRFRDASRRAGPPWQVPRLGRGLAVGDMDNDGRMDVLVVGQGAPLALLVNQPTPAAGRFLTLALEGVASNRDGVGARVTVSAGGRDRVAARFGGGSYLSASDPRLHFGLGAERRVDRVEVRWPSGRRDTYEGLTAGTGYRLREGDPTPEPLAGFAGDPAGP, from the coding sequence ATGCGTCGCCTACTGGTGTTGATGTCCGTCGGGGTCGGGCTGGCGATGGGCGCCTGGCTGGGGGTCCGCGCGGTGGAGGCCCGCCGATTCCGCGAGGATCTGGCCCGGGCGCGCGCGGAGTTCGGGGCGCAGCGATTCGCCACGGCCCGAAAGCGGCTGGTCCGGCTGGCCGAGCGCCGGCCCGGCGACGGCGAGGTCGAACTCCTGCGGGGCGAATGCGAGCGGAGGCTCGGGCATCCGGACGCCGCCCTGGCCGCGTGGGGCCGAGTCCCCGATGGCACGGAGCAGGCCGCGCCGGCGGCGCTGGCGAGCGGCCGGATGGCGCTTGGGCTGGGCCGCCTCCGCCTCGCTGAGGCCCGCCTCCTCCGCGCCAGCCGCGCCGGCGGCGACGTCGCCGACGAGGCGTGGCGCCTCCTCGATGTGCTCTACTGGCTGACGGGCCGTCGCGACGAGCAGCGGGCCGTCCTGCGGGCGCGGGCAGAGCGGGAGGCCGACCCGTCCAAGACCCTGCGCGAGTTGTGGAGCATCGACCGCGATCCCTATCCGGTCGTTGGCATCACCGCGGCGTTGGCCAAGGCCCGACGCTCCACCCCCGGCGATGACCTGGTCTGGCTGGCATCGGCCGACCTGGCGATCCGTACGGGAAGGTTCGACGAGGCCGGCGCGTGGCTGGATCGTTGCGAGCGGGCGCGGCCCGATGACCCCGCCGTATGGAGGGCCCGCCTCGAATGGGCCAAAGGGGTCGGCCGGCCGGAGGAAGTCCGTCGCGCCGCGGCGCACCTGCCCGCTCCGGCCTTGCCCCGGGCCACGATGCTCGCGACGCGGGTCTGGCTGGCGGCCCGGGACGGCGACCGGCAGGCCGAGCGGTCGGCCCTCGAGGCGCTCCTGGCGCTGGAGCCGGCCAATGATGCCGCCCTCGAGCGACTGGCCGACCTTGCCGCCCAGGCCGGCGAGCCGGGGAAGGTCGCCGAGCTGCGACGCCGGAAGGCGGCGATGGATGCGGTCGTCGATCGGTACAGGCGATTGATCCAACTGCCCGAGAAGGCGCCGCATGCCGCCGAGCTCGCCCGCACCGCCGAGGAGATCGGCCGGTGGTTCGACGCCAGGACCTGGTGGGCCCTGGCAGCCCGGCGCGATGCGTCCGCCGTGGGCGAGGCGAGGGCCGCGATCACCCGGCTGGCCGCCAGAAATGAGGCGGTGCGCCCGACCGGGGGCCGGACCCTGGCCGATCTCCTCGGGCCGGGCCTGACTGGCGGGAGACCGACCGACTCGGGACCGCACGACCCGGTCATCCCCACGTTCGTGGACGAGGCCGCCGCCCGAGGCCTCGTGTACCGCTTCGACCACGGCCCCAGCGAGGAGCACCAGCTCCCCGAGACCATGTCCGGCGGCGTCGCGGTCCTCGACTTCGACGGCGACGGCTGGCTCGACATCTACGCCCTTCAGGGGGGGCCCTTCCCGCCTCGCGAGAGCCCTCCGCCGTTCGGCGACCGCCTCTTCCGCAATCGCGGCGACGGCCGGTTCTTGGATGTCACCGCGGCCTCCGGCCTGGCCGCGCTGCCCGGCGGCTACGGCCATGGCGTCGCCGTGGGCGACTTCGACAACGACGGCCGCCCCGACCTCTTCGTCACCCGATGGCGGTCCTATGCTCTGTATCGCAATCTGGGCGGTGGCCGGTTCGAGGATGCCACGGCGCGGGCGGGGCTCGGGGGCGACCGCGACTGGCCGACGTCGGCGGCCTGGGCCGACTTCGACGACGACGGCGACCTCGACCTCTATGTCTGCCACTACCTCAAGTGGGACGCCGAGAACCCGACCCTTTGCGAGTATCCGGAGCGCTCCAAGCCGGGGTATATGCATTGCGATCCGCTTGCCTTCCCCGCGCTGCCGGACCACCTCTTCCGCAACGAGGGCGGCCGGTTCATCGACGTGAGCGCGGAGGCCGGCCTCGTCGACCGCGACGGTCGCGGCCTGGGCGTCGTCGCCGACGACCTCGACGACGACGGCAAGGTCGACCTGTTCGTGGCCAACGACTTGTCGGCGAATCTTTTCTACCGCAACCTCGGCGGCTTCCGGTTCACCGAGCAGGCGATGGAGGCGGGCCTGGCGGCCAGCGGGCAGGGCGGATACCTGGCCGGGATGGGCACGGCCCGCGGCGACTTCGACGGCGACGGCCGTCTCGACCTGGCCGTCACCAACTTCCACAACGAGGCGACCACCCTCTACCATGACCACGGCGGCGGGTTGTTCAGCGACCGATCGGCCGACGCGGGCCTGGCCGTCGCCACCCGGCAGTTCCTCGGCTTCGGAGTGGCCGCGCTGGACGCCAACAACGACGGCCGACTCGACCTGGTCCAGGCCAACGGGCACGTCTCCGACTTCAGCCCCGCGTTCCCCTACGAGATGACGGCCCAGCTCCTGCTCGGCGATGCGACGGGCCGCTTCCGCGACGCCTCCCGACGGGCCGGGCCCCCCTGGCAGGTCCCCCGCCTGGGCCGCGGGTTGGCCGTCGGCGACATGGACAACGACGGCCGCATGGACGTCCTGGTGGTCGGGCAGGGCGCCCCGCTGGCCCTCCTCGTCAACCAGCCGACCCCCGCCGCCGGGCGCTTCCTGACCCTGGCCCTCGAGGGAGTCGCCTCCAATCGCGACGGCGTCGGCGCCAGGGTCACGGTGTCCGCCGGGGGCCGAGATCGGGTCGCGGCGCGGTTCGGCGGCGGTAGCTACCTGTCGGCGAGCGACCCCCGGCTGCATTTCGGGCTGGGGGCGGAGCGACGTGTCGATCGCGTGGAAGTGCGCTGGCCCTCGGGGCGGCGGGATACCTACGAGGGGTTGACGGCGGGCACCGGCTATCGATTGCGGGAGGGGGATCCAACGCCCGAACCCCTGGCCGGGTTTGCCGGCGACCCCGCCGGACCCTGA
- a CDS encoding tetratricopeptide repeat protein, whose amino-acid sequence MDHPNPPRSPHPARTRLAVGVVAALILAGIAWAVGIAPWTAGGSRAPTPGRPRVRDVYADSPYQNTRPGVAYVGDEACARCHREIAEAYRRHSMGRSLGPVGVAEDGPPIGDDAGLPFESQGVQYTIERRDGRMFHKAWRQGPDGGAFAEAEAEVRYALGSGTRGITYLVERDGFLMQSPIAWFAQQRRWDISPGYGGANPPPSFERAIQRGCLFCHANQVHSASGTLNRYEPPIFQGHAIGCERCHGPGALHAEGGGGLAEPDLTIVNPARLAPALRESVCQQCHLQGWFRFPRAGRDSFDFRPGLPLHRFLSVFVRTESDPGRMELIGQVEQMESSRCFRASGGGLGCISCHDPHRLPPPATKAEYYRGRCLQCHERSGCALPLAERRSRGPGEDCIACHMPRPAVADIPHTVTTDHRIPRVSGTPGPRPARPRMAPGLPGEFVPRDYHWDLMTAEERREAARDWGVALELAAEELSRASPPLARLAAAQAVPLLEAAVRDRSDDLPARESLGYSLGMLDRLAEARHAYEEVLRIEPRRESALPYLARTLAGLRRPDLAAAALREAIAVNPWGSDYRLALARYCAQAGDWPGAVAACREAIRLNPELIEARSLLVQAYLDSGEPAKADAEFQTLLRFDPQSRELWQQRYEQLKRAGPGDVGPASN is encoded by the coding sequence GTGGACCACCCTAACCCTCCCCGCTCCCCCCACCCCGCTCGAACGCGACTGGCCGTCGGGGTAGTCGCAGCCTTGATCCTGGCCGGGATCGCATGGGCCGTCGGCATTGCGCCGTGGACGGCCGGCGGCTCCCGGGCACCGACCCCGGGCCGCCCCCGCGTTCGGGACGTCTACGCCGACTCGCCGTATCAGAACACGCGCCCGGGGGTCGCCTACGTCGGCGACGAGGCGTGTGCACGCTGCCACCGCGAGATCGCCGAGGCCTACCGCAGACACTCGATGGGGCGGTCGTTGGGCCCGGTCGGGGTCGCCGAAGATGGGCCGCCGATTGGCGACGACGCGGGGCTGCCATTCGAGTCGCAGGGGGTCCAATACACGATCGAGCGCCGCGACGGGCGGATGTTCCACAAGGCGTGGCGGCAGGGCCCGGACGGGGGCGCGTTCGCGGAGGCCGAGGCCGAGGTCCGCTACGCGCTAGGCTCGGGGACGCGGGGAATCACCTACCTGGTCGAACGCGACGGCTTCCTCATGCAGTCGCCGATCGCCTGGTTCGCGCAGCAGCGGCGCTGGGATATCTCACCCGGCTACGGGGGGGCCAACCCGCCGCCGAGCTTCGAGCGCGCGATCCAGCGCGGGTGCCTGTTCTGCCACGCTAATCAGGTCCATTCCGCGTCAGGGACGTTGAACCGCTACGAGCCGCCGATCTTCCAAGGCCACGCCATCGGCTGCGAACGCTGCCACGGCCCGGGCGCGCTGCACGCGGAGGGGGGGGGAGGATTGGCCGAGCCCGACCTGACGATCGTTAACCCGGCCCGCCTGGCCCCCGCGCTGCGGGAGTCGGTCTGTCAGCAATGCCACCTCCAGGGCTGGTTCCGCTTCCCCAGGGCGGGCCGTGACTCCTTCGACTTCCGCCCGGGCCTCCCGTTGCACCGTTTCCTGTCGGTCTTCGTCAGGACGGAAAGCGATCCGGGCAGGATGGAGTTGATCGGGCAAGTCGAGCAGATGGAGTCGAGCCGCTGCTTCCGCGCCAGCGGGGGGGGGTTGGGCTGCATCTCCTGCCACGACCCGCACCGCCTGCCGCCGCCGGCCACCAAGGCCGAGTACTATCGCGGCCGCTGCCTGCAGTGCCATGAGCGGAGCGGCTGCGCCCTGCCGCTGGCCGAGCGGCGGTCGCGGGGGCCGGGCGAGGACTGCATCGCCTGCCACATGCCGCGCCCGGCCGTCGCGGACATCCCTCACACGGTGACGACCGACCACCGCATCCCCCGCGTGAGCGGCACTCCCGGCCCGAGGCCCGCTCGCCCGCGGATGGCGCCCGGCCTGCCCGGGGAGTTCGTTCCGAGGGACTATCACTGGGACCTGATGACCGCGGAGGAACGGCGGGAGGCCGCGCGCGATTGGGGCGTGGCCCTGGAATTGGCGGCCGAGGAGCTGAGTCGTGCCTCGCCCCCCTTGGCCCGCCTCGCCGCGGCGCAGGCCGTTCCCTTGCTCGAGGCGGCCGTCCGCGACCGGTCCGACGACCTGCCCGCCCGCGAATCCCTCGGATATTCCCTAGGGATGCTGGACCGTCTGGCGGAGGCGCGCCACGCCTACGAAGAGGTCCTCCGCATCGAGCCGCGCCGCGAGTCGGCCCTCCCCTACCTCGCTCGTACGCTCGCCGGTCTCCGACGGCCCGACCTGGCTGCCGCGGCGCTGCGGGAGGCGATCGCCGTCAATCCCTGGGGGTCGGATTATCGCCTGGCGCTGGCCCGGTACTGCGCCCAGGCGGGGGACTGGCCCGGCGCGGTGGCGGCCTGCCGCGAGGCGATCCGGCTCAACCCCGAGCTGATCGAGGCTCGGTCGCTGCTGGTCCAGGCCTACCTCGACTCCGGCGAGCCGGCGAAGGCCGACGCCGAGTTCCAGACCCTGCTCAGGTTCGACCCCCAGAGTCGCGAACTCTGGCAGCAACGGTACGAGCAGCTGAAGCGGGCGGGACCGGGAGACGTGGGCCCCGCCTCGAACTGA
- a CDS encoding FG-GAP-like repeat-containing protein codes for MTTATRGSSMMQRRRRWRRLGIIAGLLALAWALLIQLDTWRARDELRRAQQEIANGRLQAAHRQLTVLAARPGALDGAADYWLGICEALGGRPNAALRAFDRVPEGYAFDPLGAYLEAKANLWRGRLRDAERRLEQALARGGPGRDQVRDLLSHIYQIEVRFDDVKALHYASLAEAQDPNRDLKELSNLDLARLPYEGLKGALEKAGQLAPQDDRVWLGKARLALQRGRWDEASLWLRRCREAGADEPLWRAWLEWARGSGRPAEALEAARQLGPGQLDPGELLELRAWLHQHRGESEVETSALERWLRIEPTATRALERLAELAHRAGRPDRAAELRRRKAEVERAMEAYRDRLWSDEPLRTAADRAGLARMAEAAGRPREARALYTWSMKADPGEPSAREGLARLDRADARRSDAHPTEVDPWAETASSPSPRRDESGAEAGRGLAFTDDAEAVGLRFVYDTAETHLHQLPEPFGGGLALLDYDGDGWLDVYCAQGGPFADPSDPGSPPPGPGDRLFHNRGDGTFEDLTDPSGIGRFPRGHGHGIAVGDIDGDGHPDVFLTRWRSYALYRNCGDGTFEDVTDAWGLGGRRDWPTSAAFADLDADGDLDLYVCHYAAWDLANPQICRDPETQAYLNCNPLLAEALPDRLFRNDGGQFVDVTADSGVVDRDGRGLGVVAADLDADGRVDLFVANDSSANFLFRNLGGMRFEEIAHAAGVAGNASGLYQAGMGVAAGDLNSDGLIDLAVTNFYGESTTYYRNLDGGFFTDATAAIGLAVASRHQLGFGVAFLDANDDGRLDLVSANGHVNDLRPNYPYLMPAQLLVGGSGGLLTDVSDIAGAPWRVPRMGRGLVVGDLDNDGRQDVLIQSHNQPLAYFHNRTEGGRSLTLRLEGRGFNRDAIGARVVVVARGQHLVAWRTGGGSYQSANDPRLHFGLGNAPGGEYAEVTWPSGHVDRYVGLSGCDGYLLREGRCEPEPLVEYSAGGRKRLP; via the coding sequence ATGACGACGGCAACCCGTGGGTCTTCGATGATGCAGAGACGGCGGCGCTGGCGGCGGCTCGGGATCATCGCCGGGCTACTCGCCCTGGCCTGGGCCCTGCTCATCCAGCTCGATACCTGGAGGGCCCGGGACGAGCTGCGGCGGGCACAGCAAGAGATCGCGAACGGCCGGTTGCAGGCGGCGCATCGACAGCTGACCGTACTGGCGGCGCGTCCGGGTGCACTGGACGGAGCGGCCGATTATTGGTTGGGGATCTGTGAGGCGCTCGGAGGCCGCCCCAACGCCGCGCTCCGCGCCTTCGACCGGGTGCCGGAAGGATATGCCTTCGATCCTCTCGGCGCGTACCTAGAGGCGAAGGCCAACCTATGGCGAGGGCGGCTCCGCGACGCCGAGCGTCGCCTCGAGCAGGCCCTGGCCCGGGGCGGCCCCGGCCGCGACCAGGTGCGCGACCTGCTGAGCCACATTTATCAGATCGAGGTCCGCTTCGACGACGTCAAGGCCCTGCACTACGCCAGCCTGGCGGAGGCGCAGGACCCGAACCGTGACCTCAAGGAGCTGAGCAATCTCGACCTGGCTCGGCTGCCCTACGAGGGCCTGAAGGGCGCCCTGGAGAAGGCCGGCCAACTGGCCCCACAGGACGACCGAGTCTGGCTCGGCAAGGCCCGACTGGCCCTCCAGCGCGGCCGCTGGGACGAGGCATCCCTCTGGCTCAGGCGCTGCCGCGAGGCCGGCGCCGATGAACCGCTCTGGAGGGCCTGGCTCGAGTGGGCGCGGGGCTCCGGCCGGCCCGCCGAGGCCCTGGAAGCCGCGCGGCAGCTCGGGCCGGGTCAACTCGACCCGGGGGAGCTCCTAGAGTTGCGAGCGTGGCTCCATCAGCATCGGGGCGAGTCCGAGGTGGAGACCTCGGCGCTGGAGCGTTGGCTCCGGATCGAGCCCACGGCGACGCGGGCGTTGGAGCGCCTCGCCGAGCTGGCTCATCGGGCGGGCCGGCCCGATCGCGCTGCCGAGCTCCGGCGCCGCAAGGCCGAGGTCGAGCGGGCGATGGAGGCCTACCGGGACCGCCTCTGGAGCGACGAGCCGCTCCGCACCGCGGCCGACCGGGCCGGGCTGGCCCGGATGGCCGAGGCCGCTGGCCGCCCGCGCGAGGCCCGAGCGCTGTACACCTGGTCGATGAAGGCCGATCCTGGTGAACCGTCCGCCCGGGAGGGCCTGGCCCGGCTCGACCGGGCCGACGCCCGGCGCTCGGATGCCCACCCCACGGAGGTCGATCCGTGGGCCGAGACGGCGTCCTCGCCCAGCCCCCGGCGCGACGAGTCGGGTGCTGAGGCCGGCCGCGGGCTCGCCTTCACCGACGATGCCGAGGCCGTCGGACTGCGATTCGTCTACGACACTGCCGAGACGCACCTCCACCAACTGCCCGAGCCCTTCGGCGGCGGGCTCGCCCTGCTCGACTACGACGGCGACGGCTGGCTCGATGTCTACTGCGCCCAGGGCGGCCCGTTCGCCGATCCCTCCGACCCCGGATCACCACCGCCCGGCCCCGGGGATCGCCTCTTCCACAATCGGGGCGACGGCACCTTCGAGGACCTCACCGACCCTTCGGGGATCGGCCGTTTCCCCCGCGGGCATGGCCACGGCATCGCCGTGGGCGACATCGACGGCGATGGCCACCCCGACGTGTTCCTCACCCGTTGGCGATCGTACGCCCTCTACCGCAACTGTGGCGACGGCACCTTCGAGGACGTCACCGACGCCTGGGGACTGGGCGGCCGGCGAGATTGGCCGACCTCGGCGGCCTTCGCCGACCTGGACGCCGACGGCGACCTGGACCTCTACGTCTGCCACTACGCGGCCTGGGACCTCGCCAATCCTCAAATCTGTCGCGATCCGGAGACCCAGGCCTATCTCAACTGCAACCCGCTCCTGGCCGAGGCCCTGCCCGACCGCCTCTTCCGCAATGATGGGGGGCAGTTCGTGGATGTCACCGCCGATTCGGGGGTCGTCGACCGCGACGGCCGCGGCCTCGGGGTCGTCGCCGCCGATCTCGATGCGGACGGCCGCGTGGACCTGTTCGTTGCCAACGACTCATCGGCCAATTTCCTGTTCCGAAACCTCGGGGGGATGCGCTTCGAAGAGATCGCTCACGCAGCCGGTGTGGCCGGCAATGCTTCGGGACTCTACCAGGCTGGCATGGGTGTCGCCGCGGGCGACCTGAACAGCGACGGGCTCATCGATTTGGCCGTCACCAACTTCTATGGCGAGTCGACGACGTATTACCGTAACCTGGACGGAGGCTTCTTCACCGACGCAACCGCCGCGATCGGGCTGGCCGTCGCCAGCCGTCACCAGCTAGGCTTTGGTGTCGCCTTCCTCGACGCCAACGACGATGGGAGGCTCGACCTCGTCTCGGCGAACGGGCACGTCAACGACCTCCGGCCCAACTACCCGTACCTGATGCCCGCGCAACTTCTCGTGGGCGGCTCCGGCGGCCTCCTGACCGATGTCTCCGACATCGCCGGCGCGCCATGGCGCGTGCCACGCATGGGTCGCGGCCTGGTCGTGGGCGACCTCGACAACGACGGCCGTCAAGACGTGCTGATCCAGTCGCACAACCAGCCCCTGGCCTACTTCCACAACCGGACCGAAGGGGGCCGGTCGCTCACCCTCCGCCTGGAGGGCCGCGGCTTTAACCGCGACGCCATCGGCGCCCGAGTCGTAGTCGTCGCCCGTGGCCAACACCTCGTGGCCTGGCGCACCGGGGGAGGCAGTTACCAGTCCGCGAACGACCCGCGGCTACACTTCGGCTTGGGCAACGCCCCCGGCGGCGAATACGCCGAGGTCACCTGGCCCTCCGGTCATGTGGATCGCTACGTGGGCCTGAGCGGCTGCGATGGCTACCTCCTCCGCGAAGGGCGGTGCGAGCCAGAGCCCCTGGTAGAATACTCGGCCGGCGGCCGGAAGCGTCTTCCCTAA
- a CDS encoding IS630 family transposase (programmed frameshift) translates to MAKKYVLKLTAEERAELARLVRKGNIAGWKVQRAQALLKCDQGPDGPAWPDAKIAEAFGVTTRSLESWRKRAVEHGPMALLQRRPRTPSAVPKLGGENEARLTALACSQPPRGLARWSLRLLAERLVELEVVAAVSHETVRRSLKKGALKPWLRRMWCIPPEQDAAFVCQMEQVLEAYRRPYDPRRPVVCMDEQPKQLIAEARRPSPAAPGRPARVDYEYVREGTCTVWMFVEPLAGWRDVRVTEAKTAVDWAHRVQRLVDDPRHAEAERITLVCDNLVTHSLASLYKAFEPAEALRLARRLELVHTPKHGSWLNVAEIELSVLTRQCLDRRIAVQDEVAGEAGAWGERRNAKQVGVEWHFTTEDARIKLRHLYPKINE, encoded by the exons ATGGCAAAGAAGTACGTCCTGAAGCTGACGGCCGAAGAGCGGGCCGAGCTGGCTCGCCTGGTCCGCAAGGGCAACATCGCCGGCTGGAAGGTGCAGCGGGCTCAGGCCCTGCTCAAGTGCGACCAGGGGCCCGACGGGCCGGCCTGGCCCGACGCGAAGATCGCCGAGGCGTTCGGCGTCACGACCCGCAGCCTGGAGTCGTGGCGCAAGCGGGCCGTCGAGCACGGGCCGATGGCGCTGCTGCAGCGCAGGCCGCGGACCCCGTCGGCGGTCCCCAAACTCGGCGGCGAGAACGAGGCGCGGTTGACGGCCCTGGCCTGCTCGCAGCCGCCCAGGGGCCTGGCCCGCTGGTCGCTCCGGCTGCTGGCCGAGCGCCTGGTGGAGTTGGAGGTCGTCGCGGCGGTCTCGCACGAGACCGTCCGCCGCTCTTTGAAAAAAG GCGCGCTGAAGCCGTGGCTCAGGCGGATGTGGTGCATCCCGCCGGAGCAGGACGCGGCCTTCGTCTGCCAGATGGAGCAGGTCCTGGAGGCCTACCGGCGCCCGTATGATCCGAGGCGCCCCGTCGTCTGCATGGACGAACAGCCCAAGCAGCTGATCGCCGAGGCGCGGCGGCCATCGCCGGCGGCGCCCGGACGCCCGGCCCGGGTCGACTACGAGTATGTCCGCGAGGGGACCTGCACGGTGTGGATGTTCGTCGAGCCGCTGGCCGGCTGGCGCGACGTGCGCGTGACCGAGGCGAAGACGGCCGTGGACTGGGCCCACCGGGTGCAGCGGCTGGTGGACGACCCGCGCCACGCCGAGGCCGAGCGGATCACGCTGGTCTGCGACAACCTCGTGACCCATTCGCTGGCGTCGCTGTACAAGGCGTTCGAGCCGGCCGAGGCCTTGCGGTTGGCGCGGCGACTGGAGCTGGTGCACACGCCGAAGCACGGCAGCTGGCTGAACGTCGCCGAGATCGAGCTGTCGGTGTTGACGCGGCAGTGCCTGGACCGGCGCATCGCGGTGCAGGACGAGGTGGCCGGGGAGGCCGGCGCCTGGGGCGAGCGCCGGAACGCCAAACAGGTGGGCGTCGAGTGGCACTTCACCACCGAGGACGCCCGGATCAAGCTGAGGCACCTCTACCCGAAGATTAACGAGTGA
- a CDS encoding IS110 family RNA-guided transposase, which translates to MTTTTKKKVRFVRPNSSTSSTPRLDSGETAHVGVDVHKASHHVAVVTDLRGLVASRTPPADPESLSERPKPIGSQVARVVYEAGPTGFTLARRLRSSGLRAGVIAPPKTPTMPGPEAESDRLDRRKLAVFARKGPLQPVRVPEEREGADRRVLRLREQLARKLRAAQQQVQAFLLQHGIAEPAGLTRWTAASVDAPRRLELTPEPRLRPDVMLDERQHDRERVARAPRRLEESAGAGRHRETVATPRTAPGVGPITAMTSRVELHDPARFRDGGQVARVIGLAPQVSQGGPTRREGRRLKSGNARLRTAPVEAARRWVAGDEAAKARYRRLVATTGNGKKAIAGMARRLAILLWRLSLSGEPYRAAAWRPGPAPATPERPGSRPRPLPERPSSGAGRPRASEDLRVR; encoded by the coding sequence ATGACCACCACCACCAAGAAGAAGGTCCGCTTCGTCCGCCCGAACTCCTCGACGTCCTCGACGCCCCGCCTCGACTCCGGCGAGACGGCCCACGTCGGCGTCGACGTCCACAAGGCCAGCCACCACGTCGCCGTCGTCACCGACCTGCGGGGCCTCGTCGCCTCCCGGACCCCGCCCGCCGACCCCGAGTCGCTCAGCGAGCGGCCCAAGCCCATCGGCTCGCAAGTCGCCCGGGTCGTCTACGAGGCCGGTCCGACCGGCTTCACGCTGGCCCGACGGCTCAGGTCCTCCGGGCTGCGAGCCGGGGTGATCGCCCCGCCGAAGACCCCCACCATGCCGGGCCCCGAGGCCGAGAGCGACCGGCTCGACCGCCGCAAGCTGGCCGTCTTCGCCCGGAAGGGGCCGCTCCAACCCGTGCGCGTCCCCGAGGAGCGGGAGGGAGCCGACCGCCGGGTCCTGCGGCTGCGTGAGCAGCTGGCCCGCAAGCTCCGCGCGGCCCAGCAACAGGTCCAGGCGTTCCTCCTCCAGCATGGCATCGCCGAGCCGGCGGGGCTGACCCGCTGGACGGCCGCGTCGGTCGACGCCCCTCGCCGGCTGGAGCTGACCCCCGAGCCGCGGCTCCGCCCGGACGTGATGCTCGACGAGCGGCAGCATGATCGGGAGCGGGTGGCCCGCGCCCCCCGACGCCTGGAGGAGTCGGCCGGGGCGGGCCGCCATCGCGAGACGGTCGCGACGCCGCGGACGGCGCCCGGGGTGGGGCCGATCACGGCGATGACCTCCCGCGTCGAGCTGCACGACCCGGCCCGGTTCCGCGACGGCGGCCAGGTGGCGCGGGTGATCGGGCTGGCGCCGCAGGTCTCGCAGGGCGGCCCGACGCGCCGCGAGGGGCGGCGGCTGAAGTCGGGCAACGCCCGGCTGCGGACGGCGCCCGTCGAGGCGGCCCGGAGGTGGGTCGCCGGCGATGAGGCGGCGAAGGCGCGATACCGCCGGCTGGTCGCCACGACCGGCAACGGCAAGAAGGCCATCGCGGGGATGGCCCGGCGTCTGGCGATCCTGCTGTGGCGGCTGAGCCTCAGCGGTGAGCCCTACCGGGCGGCCGCCTGGCGGCCCGGCCCGGCCCCGGCAACCCCGGAGCGGCCCGGTTCGCGGCCGCGACCCCTGCCCGAGCGACCGTCGAGTGGGGCAGGACGACCCCGAGCCAGTGAGGATCTGCGAGTGAGGTGA
- a CDS encoding helix-turn-helix domain-containing protein, with product MVPPLFVRPLTPDEHQAIRAGPRSPSAFTLRRCRILAASAEGLKPSQIAPRCGRPSQTARNALRAFAAEGTDCLREKSHRPASARPGIDDAGCERPRALLHRSPRDFGEPTSLWTPEPAAGAAFAEGLTARLVSGEAIRQALERLGVGWRRAEDWITSPGPSYLRKERA from the coding sequence ATGGTCCCACCTCTCTTCGTCCGACCGCTGACCCCCGACGAGCATCAGGCGATCCGGGCCGGCCCCCGCTCGCCCTCGGCCTTCACCCTGCGCCGCTGCCGGATCCTGGCGGCCAGCGCCGAGGGCCTCAAGCCCTCGCAGATCGCCCCCCGGTGTGGCCGCCCGTCCCAGACCGCCCGCAACGCCCTGCGGGCCTTCGCCGCCGAGGGCACCGACTGCCTGCGCGAGAAGTCCCACCGCCCCGCGTCGGCCCGCCCCGGGATCGACGACGCCGGGTGCGAGCGGCCGCGGGCCCTGCTGCACCGCAGCCCCCGCGACTTCGGCGAGCCGACCTCGTTGTGGACCCCGGAGCCGGCCGCCGGGGCGGCCTTCGCCGAGGGCCTCACCGCCCGGCTCGTCAGCGGGGAGGCGATCCGCCAGGCCCTGGAGCGCCTCGGCGTCGGCTGGAGACGGGCCGAGGACTGGATCACCAGCCCCGGCCCCTCATATCTGCGCAAGGAGAGAGCATGA